The genomic stretch TACCGGAATTTTTTGATAGTAAAGATGAGAAAGTCCTAACTGACAGGGAGAGAAAGTTCTTGGAAATTTTTGAATACAAAAACAATCGAATCAAAATTGATTCTTCCCTTTCGTAGTTCGCTCAAATTACAGAACGCCATACGGAAGATGTTGGTTCTTCTCATCAGATTGACGGAACTCACAGTGAAGAATTAATACTTAAGAAAACGATGTCGCCAAATGTTTTTATGGAAAGTACTATTGAAGGCTACAGTGACAGTGATTTGCTAAACTTGTCTACTGATGACCTCACTGTTCTCCTGCATGTCAAACAAGAGCAGTTCAAATATGAGGTGAGCAACGACGATTTTGGAGGAATGACCTTGGTAGATGCCCAGATAAAAAGATTGAATACAATCATTCAAAACAAATTTAATTACAACAATCAAAATTTTGAAATTATGGAAACACAGAAAGAATTTGATCAGCTTCAATACCTGAAGGATCAACTTAAATATCTTGGATTTGGTGAGAGTTCAGAACTGCACCTTGATCTGGAAGCAGGGATTAAATCCGTTGATCAGCAATTTGAGCTGAAAACACAATCCGACAAAACGTTGCCGGGAAATAAAGTGGATTTTGTTCTGAAATTCAGCAAAAGTGAGAAAGGAGGTGTATTTCTGAATTCGTACAATGCGACATTATCGAATGACAAAGTCGAAAGTCTCTCACACAATTTTAATGTGAGCGGAGAAAATACTTTTACGGCAAAAGAAGCGGTTAATCTCCTGGAAGGCAGAACTTTGAAAATTGAGTTTGACAATCCCAAAACCGGGGAAATGGAACCTGCTTTTGTAAAGCTCAATTTTGAAGAACCCAAAACGGAAAAGGGAAATTTTCATTTTCAGAATTTCTACAAAAACTACGGGGTGGATACTGCCGACATTGTAGAGAAATCAAATTTGCGATTCGATAAACCCGAATACAAAGACAGTGTGATCAAATCTCTTGAAAAAGGAAATATTGTCAAGGTCAAATTTGAAATAGATGATACTGTCGTAGAAGGTAAAGCAGTATTGAATCCTCAATATAAAAATATCAATCTCTATGATATGGATATGAACAGAATCAACACCAATAAGTCTACAGAGGGTTTGGGGCATGATCAGAAAAATGATAAAAATAATGTAAAAGAACAAAGTATTAAAAGATAAATGATTCTTATTCATCAATAATCGGCGGCAATTCTTTTGGGATTTCCGCTTTTTTAAAATATATATTCTATGAAAAGTCTACTCATATTACCATACCTTTTGCTGCTGTTTATGTTGCATGCCTGCAAAAAAGAAATCAGACCGGAAAAAGGCGGAATTGATGTCATATCGAATGTCTATTTAGACGCTTCCAAAGGACTTGAAAAAATGCAGAATTTTCATTTGTCCAAAATAAATTATTCCGGTGACCGTATTATTGAAATTGTTCCAAATCTTAATTTCCCCGAAATCAATAAACAGGTATTTTACATCAAAGATTCTTTATACTATTCCTTGGGAACGGATAAATTCAACGGAATCGTTATTTCTGAAGTTGTGAAAAATAAAGGTGCTGATATAGCCAAGAAGAAGGAGGGGGCTCTGTTTTCCAAAGAATGGATTCCCAATTACAATAACAGAAAAAATCTGAATGATACGATCTTATTCAAAAAGAACTACAAGAGATTTGAAGTCGATTCACCATGGAGTTATAGCCGTTTTTATGTTTATGAAACTGACACAATTCTGCCGTATTCCTTGTTTAGACATGCTGAAATCGATTATCACGGAAGGCTTGAACGCATTGACAGCTACAACAAAAAGAGTGATGTTTTCGTAACACTTCAAATTCTTCCGAGAAAAACCTGGGATAGGGAAGCTCAGGAGATTTTTAGATTTAACCAATTTGTAAAGAGTAGGAGAGGTGAATAAAGGTCGCTTTTGAATACAAAAAAATATTATAGTAGTGATCATCAGAAAAGCTATGAATATTTTACATACCATGTAAGATCAGCTTCGGTTTAATAATATTTTGAAAATGATCTTCTCGTACGTTTTGTTCAAAACGATATTTCCGAAGTTAAAAGTGATAAAAATGGAATAAGTTGCCATAGGTGATCACCTGAAGAACTTATGCAGTCAATTTAAAGCGCCGATAAAGCGAAAGAAGGACATGGAGTTTTGGAAGAGTTTGTACATGAATGATCGCACACTTCCCACCTTCAAAAATTTAATTCGTCCCTTTTTTTAGGAATTAATTTAAGATAGAAATTTTGGAATCAGAGGTTTTAGACGCAGAATTTTATTCGAAGATTTTCCTTCTGCAGGGAATATTTTCTTTATAGGAAAAATTTCATTTTTTTTACAGTCTTTTTCACATCAAAATATGGAAAACGATTATTAACTTCAAGCGTTGTAAAAATTACAAAAAATTTGTTCCTTTGCTGCAGTACTTTTTATATGAAAAAATCAGAAGCAACCCGTCACAATATTCTTCAAAAAGCATTTGACCTCATCTACATGCACGGTTATCAAACAACGAGTGTGGATGAAATTATAGCGACAACACAGGTTACCAAAGGAGCTTTTTATTATCATTTCAAAACAAAAGATGATATGGGACTAGCGATTGTCAATGAATTGATGATTCCGGGTTTCAAAAAAACTTTTCTCGAACCTTTTGATAAAGACGAAGATCCGCTGGATACCATTTACAATTTACTGCATTATCTTTTGATGGAAAGTACCGAACTAAAGGTAGAATACGGTTGCCCAGCATCAAATTTCACACAGGAAATGGCTCCATGGAATGTTGAATTTACAAAGGCTTTAAATCAGCTTTCCTCGCAGTGGGAAAAAACAATTGTCAATTCCATCGAGAAAGGGAAGGAAAAAGGGTACATCAACCAATCAGTCAAAGGAAACGAGGTTGCCGTTTTTATCCTTTCCGGTTACTGGGGAGTGAGAAATCTTGGAAAAATGAAGAACTCAAAATCAGTATATGTCACTTTTTTGAATGCCATTAAAAACTATTTTCTTACTCTTAAATAATTTTTTTTCTAAAAACATTCCAATTAGTATGTTTTTTGTTTTATCTTTGCGTCATTGAAATTTCAAACAATGTATCAGACGCTTACATTTCTGCACTCCATACTCAGATGGCTGGTTTTATTGAGTTTATTATACTCCATTTTTAGAGCCTACAAAGGCTACTTTTCTTCAGGTGAATTTTTAAAAGCTGACAATGCAGTAAGACATTGGACAGCTACAATTGCTCATGTACAGTTGGTTTTAGGAATTACTTTGTATTCTCAAAGCCCGATCATCAAATACTTCTGGAACAATTATGATGAAGCAAAACAATCATTTGACGTGTTATTTTTCGGAATGATCCATATCTCCTTAATGCTTCTGGCAATCATTTTAATTACAATTGGATCATCAATTTCAAAAAGAAAAACAACAGATCGCGATAAGTATAAAACAATACTGATTTACTACCTGATTGCCTTAGTTATCATTTTTATAGCGATACCTTGGCCATTTTCACCATTTGCTAACAGACCTTATTTAAGATAATTATGATAAATCTATTAAAAACAAAAGTTGGACGTTTGAGAATCATTGCTATTCTTGAAGGATTCTCATTGCTGACACTAGTTTTTATCGCAGTGCCGCTAAAATATGGATTTGATAATCCTGCACTGGTTAAAATGATGGGTCCTATTCATGGATCATTATTTCTCCTATTTTTATTTAACACACTAAGTGTGGGAGTCGAACAGAACTGGAAATTCAAAGAGACTACATGGAAAGTTTTACTGGCCTGCATTATTCCTTTCGGCACATTTTACGTTGACAAAAAAATACTGAGCAAACTATGAAAAACATTTTTATCTGTATAGGAGTAATTATATTCATTTATGTCATTTACAGAGTTTACAAATATCAAACTTTGGACGATGGACTCAGTACGTTAATTGAAAAAGGTGCCATTATACTTGACGTACGAACCGAGAAGGAGTTTGCCACCGGACATATTCCGGACTCTCAGAATATTTCCTTGGGAACAATCAGGGAACGATATACTGAACTCGATCCTACAAAAACCTATATTACCGTTTGCTCTCATGGACTGCGCAGTGTAAAAGCCGAATCGATATTAAAGGAAAAAGGCTTCAAAAAAGTTTACAACGGCAGTGCGTGGAGTGATTTGCAGAAAAGTATTAAGAATAAATAAGAACTCGATATTTATCCGGCGGCTTTCAACTTTTAAAAGAAATTACGGTCGTCATTGCTAGATTATTTGTAGAAACTGAATTATTCTCCTGATTCTGTTGGAGCTCTGGGTCATCTCAGTTTTATAAGGCGGCATTTTTTCAAGGTTACCATAACCACTTCTTCCGTTTACAGACAAGAATTAAAAATTTTCAACAGTATTGACTACAGTTCTGATTCAAATGAAAATCAAAAATAATTTTTTCGGAAACTCGAAAAAAGATTCATATGCGTCACTTTCTTTGGATGGTGTACCTGTAATTCAACATATTGTCAATTTCGAAGATAATCAGGGCGCTATGTATCTTCAAGATCACTTACTTATTTTTATCCTGGAGGGAAGTGCCAAGATAATTTATGGGAATGAGATATTCAATGTCAACAAGAATGAAATGATTTTGTTGAAAAAGGCAACTTTTGTTTATTACGAAAAGTACATAGGTCAGGAAGATCGTGAGATCTTCGACTGCATGATGTTTACTATAAAAGAGGAATTGGTGAAGTCATTTTTGACCAGTACCGAATTGAATATATCCAAACGATACGACACAAGAAGATCCTCTGTAGAACCCGTCAATGAGTGCCTGATTGCTTTCATAGGTTCTCTGCAACCATACTTTAAAGACGCTGATAAGGTTGCTCCTAGTCAGCTGCGTCGTAAAATGATGGAGATGCTATATGACACCGCTGTATGCAGTGAGAATATGTTCGGTCAGATCCTTCATTTGCAAAATCCGGTGCGTGAAAATTTGCTAGAAGTCATTGAACAAAATTATGCTTATCCTGCAAGTCTGGAAGAACTTGCTTATTTGTCAGGCCGAAGTCTTTCCAGTTTTAAGAGAGATTTTCAAAAAGTATTCAATATGGCTCCTGCCGCATGGATAAGAAAAACAAGACTCAACAAAGCGAAAGAAATGCTT from Chryseobacterium indoltheticum encodes the following:
- a CDS encoding TetR/AcrR family transcriptional regulator; translated protein: MKKSEATRHNILQKAFDLIYMHGYQTTSVDEIIATTQVTKGAFYYHFKTKDDMGLAIVNELMIPGFKKTFLEPFDKDEDPLDTIYNLLHYLLMESTELKVEYGCPASNFTQEMAPWNVEFTKALNQLSSQWEKTIVNSIEKGKEKGYINQSVKGNEVAVFILSGYWGVRNLGKMKNSKSVYVTFLNAIKNYFLTLK
- a CDS encoding DUF3817 domain-containing protein, whose amino-acid sequence is MINLLKTKVGRLRIIAILEGFSLLTLVFIAVPLKYGFDNPALVKMMGPIHGSLFLLFLFNTLSVGVEQNWKFKETTWKVLLACIIPFGTFYVDKKILSKL
- a CDS encoding rhodanese-like domain-containing protein, which translates into the protein MKNIFICIGVIIFIYVIYRVYKYQTLDDGLSTLIEKGAIILDVRTEKEFATGHIPDSQNISLGTIRERYTELDPTKTYITVCSHGLRSVKAESILKEKGFKKVYNGSAWSDLQKSIKNK
- a CDS encoding AraC family transcriptional regulator is translated as MTTVLIQMKIKNNFFGNSKKDSYASLSLDGVPVIQHIVNFEDNQGAMYLQDHLLIFILEGSAKIIYGNEIFNVNKNEMILLKKATFVYYEKYIGQEDREIFDCMMFTIKEELVKSFLTSTELNISKRYDTRRSSVEPVNECLIAFIGSLQPYFKDADKVAPSQLRRKMMEMLYDTAVCSENMFGQILHLQNPVRENLLEVIEQNYAYPASLEELAYLSGRSLSSFKRDFQKVFNMAPAAWIRKTRLNKAKEMLESTNLTVNEICYSLGFENVSHFSRIYKDYHGSPPTNFRQRTIL